From Macaca mulatta isolate MMU2019108-1 chromosome 1, T2T-MMU8v2.0, whole genome shotgun sequence, the proteins below share one genomic window:
- the LOC719948 gene encoding olfactory receptor 6K3-like → MSCVFLSIALRVAETMVRINQTTTVTEFLFTGFPQFEDGSLLFFIPLFVIYIFIVIGNLTVFFAVMMDTRLHNPMYNFISIFSFLEIWYTTATIPKMLSNLISRQRTISMIGCLLQMYFFHSLGNSEGILLTTMAIDRYIAICNPLRYPTIMTPRLCAQLSAGSCIFGFLVLLPEIAWISTLPFCGPNQIYQIFCDFEPVLRLACTDTSMILIEDVIHAVAIIFSVLIIALSYIRIITVILRIPSVEGRQKAFSTCAAHLGVFLMFYGSVSLMYLRFSATFPPILDTAIALMFAVLAPFFNPIIYSFRNKDMKIAIKKLFCPQKTVNLSSDQR, encoded by the coding sequence ATGAGCTGTGTCTTTCTATCCATAGCTCTTAGGGTTGCTGAGACTATGGTGAGGATTAACCAAACTACTACAGTAACGGAGTTTCTCTTCACTGGATTCCCACAGTTTGAAGATGGTAGCCTCCTCTTCTTCATTCCATTGTTTGTTATCTACATATTCATTGTCATTGGGAATCTTACTGTTTTTTTTGCAGTCATGATGGATACCCGTCTCCACAACCCCATGTATAATTTTATcagcattttctcatttctggAGATCTGGTACACAACTGCCACAATTCCCAAGATGCTCTCCAACCTCATCAGTAGGCAGAGGACCATCTCCATGATTGGCTGCCTCTTGCAGATGTACTTCTTCCATTCACTGGGAAATTCAGAGGGGATTTTGTTGACCACCATGGCCATTGACAGGTACATTGCCATCTGTAACCCTCTCCGCTACCCAACCATCATGACCCCCAGGCTCTGTGCTCAGCTCTCTGCAGGGTCCTGCATCTTTGGCTTTCTTGTGTTGCTCCCAGAGATTGCATGGATTTCCACACTGCCCTTCTGTGGACCCAACCAGATCTACCAGATCTTCTGTGATTTTGAACCTGTGCTGCGCTTGGCCTGTACAGACACGTCCATGATTCTGATTGAGGATGTGATCCATGCTGTGGCCATCATATTCTCTGTCCTGATTATTGCCCTTTCTTATATCAGAATCATCACTGTGATCCTGAGGATTCCATCTGTTGAAGGCCGCCAGAAGGCCTTTTCTACATGTGCAGCACATCTTGGTGTCTTTCTGATGTTCTATGGCAGTGTGTCCCTCATGTACCTGCGTTTCTCTGCCACTTTCCCACCGATTTTGGACACAGCTATTGCACTGATGTTTGCAGTTCTTGCTCCCTTTTTCAACCCTATCATCTATAGTTTTAGAAATAAGGACATGAAGATTGCAATTAAAAAGCTTTTCTGCCCTCAGAAGACGGTTAATTTATCTTCAGATCAACGCTAG